One Falsihalocynthiibacter arcticus DNA segment encodes these proteins:
- a CDS encoding DUF2155 domain-containing protein yields the protein MNRSLCAVLAFCAMPAFAQTIIEEPLPSFDEELGIIGITTENRSLDVLNSNGDPSLESVETESVEQVSQGTGAVLRGLDRVSTELQDFELATGESFMVGPLLVTLKECRYPQDNPSGDAFAYLTIEDRLQGEIVFEGWMIGSAPALNALDHSRYDVWVLHCKTSSGDDIAPAE from the coding sequence ATGAACCGCTCTCTGTGTGCAGTTTTGGCTTTTTGCGCAATGCCGGCATTTGCTCAGACCATTATTGAAGAGCCCTTGCCGTCCTTTGACGAAGAGTTGGGGATCATTGGCATCACGACTGAGAACCGCAGCCTAGACGTCCTTAATTCCAACGGCGATCCCTCTCTAGAAAGCGTTGAGACTGAATCCGTCGAGCAGGTGTCTCAAGGTACGGGTGCTGTTCTGCGCGGGCTAGATCGGGTGAGTACTGAGCTTCAGGACTTTGAACTGGCGACAGGCGAAAGCTTTATGGTCGGTCCATTGCTTGTCACTTTAAAAGAGTGCCGTTACCCGCAGGACAATCCCTCTGGTGATGCATTCGCCTATCTGACTATTGAAGATCGCCTGCAGGGTGAAATCGTTTTTGAGGGCTGGATGATTGGGTCCGCTCCCGCGCTCAATGCTTTGGATCACTCGCGGTATGACGTCTGGGTGTTGCATTGCAAAACGTCTTCGGGCGACGATATCGCTCCT
- the mlaD gene encoding outer membrane lipid asymmetry maintenance protein MlaD, translating to MSDSPAQIIVGSAVLVVATGFLIFAGQATGFGSSRAGYELSASFRSAEGITVGSDVRLAGVKIGSVTRMALNTQTFFADTEMTLFDGIQLPDDSAITIASEGLLGGNFVEVSPGGSLSNFQAGAEIEDTQGAVSLISLLMKFVSGSGAE from the coding sequence ATGAGCGATTCTCCAGCTCAAATCATAGTGGGCAGTGCCGTTTTGGTTGTTGCTACAGGGTTTCTGATCTTTGCGGGGCAAGCAACTGGATTTGGAAGTAGCCGCGCTGGCTATGAATTGTCTGCAAGCTTCCGTTCCGCAGAAGGTATTACCGTTGGCTCAGACGTGCGTCTTGCCGGTGTAAAAATCGGATCCGTCACCAGAATGGCCTTGAACACGCAGACATTTTTCGCGGACACTGAAATGACGCTCTTCGATGGTATCCAACTGCCGGATGATAGTGCCATAACTATTGCCTCAGAGGGTTTGTTGGGCGGTAATTTCGTTGAAGTCAGTCCCGGCGGATCACTTTCGAACTTCCAAGCCGGTGCCGAAATTGAAGATACACAGGGGGCAGTCAGCCTCATATCGTTGTTGATGAAATTTGTCTCCGGGAGCGGCGCGGAATGA
- a CDS encoding NADH:ubiquinone oxidoreductase subunit NDUFA12 → MRFILSLITWWNRETLGTRVFTWRKGIKVGEDAAGNLFYKNKDGSKRWVIFNGDIDASKVSPDWHGWLHFTWNDTPTDAPLAHKVWEKPHQKNTTGTLAAYAPTGSLRQASPASRADYEAWQPE, encoded by the coding sequence ATGCGCTTTATTCTCAGCTTGATCACTTGGTGGAACAGAGAAACTTTGGGGACACGTGTATTTACGTGGCGCAAAGGGATCAAAGTTGGCGAAGATGCCGCTGGTAATTTATTTTACAAGAACAAGGACGGCTCCAAACGGTGGGTCATCTTTAACGGTGATATCGACGCAAGCAAAGTTTCGCCAGATTGGCATGGCTGGCTGCATTTTACATGGAACGACACGCCGACTGATGCGCCTTTAGCTCATAAGGTTTGGGAGAAACCCCACCAAAAGAACACAACAGGCACGCTCGCGGCTTATGCGCCGACAGGGTCGCTGCGACAAGCTTCACCTGCGAGTCGCGCAGATTACGAAGCTTGGCAGCCAGAATAA